From a region of the Sulfuriferula plumbiphila genome:
- a CDS encoding DUF447 domain-containing protein — protein MSLIHEAILTTATLDGGTHIAPLGFRREGAYIVLAPFHPSRTLDNLRATGVAALSHTDDVRVFAGCLTGRREWPLTPCAHIPCGRLGNALSHSELNVIRVEEDSVRPRFYCREVASHNHAPFPGHNRAQAAVIEACILISRLGMLPMDKLEREMAYLAIAIEKTAGPHEMEAWGWLKEKIEAHRAAERVA, from the coding sequence ATGAGCCTGATCCACGAAGCCATCCTTACCACCGCCACCCTTGACGGCGGCACTCACATTGCCCCCCTGGGTTTCCGTCGCGAGGGGGCATACATCGTCCTGGCGCCCTTCCATCCCTCCCGCACCTTGGATAACCTGCGCGCCACCGGCGTGGCCGCGCTCAGCCATACCGACGACGTGCGCGTGTTCGCTGGCTGCCTCACCGGTCGGCGGGAATGGCCACTGACACCCTGCGCGCATATCCCCTGTGGCCGACTGGGTAACGCCCTGAGCCACAGCGAACTGAATGTGATACGGGTGGAGGAAGACAGCGTGCGTCCCCGCTTCTATTGCCGGGAAGTGGCTAGCCATAACCATGCCCCGTTCCCGGGGCATAATCGGGCACAGGCCGCCGTCATCGAAGCCTGCATCCTGATAAGCCGGCTCGGCATGCTGCCCATGGACAAACTCGAACGGGAAATGGCCTACCTTGCCATCGCCATCGAAAAGACGGCCGGGCCACATGAAATGGAAGCCTGGGGCTGGCTAAAAGAGAAGATCGAGGCTCATCGGGCGGCGGAGAGGGTCGCATGA
- a CDS encoding (5-formylfuran-3-yl)methyl phosphate synthase, whose product MTGWLASITGIEEARLALAAGAHIIDAKNPHAGALGALTHATVHALVAEVAGRVPVSATIGDFPTMDPLAVTGAVAEMAATGVDFVKIGLFPSPALADCLDALASLARQYRLVAVLFADRNPDLQLPARLAAIGFNGVMLDTADKTGGGLLAHQPVARLAEFVEQARYLHLLSGLAGSLKLADIPVLMPLKPDYLGFRGALCHGHTRTHTLNTSAIATLAKAMEKQAALER is encoded by the coding sequence ATGACCGGCTGGCTGGCCAGCATCACCGGCATTGAGGAAGCGCGCCTGGCGCTTGCCGCCGGCGCCCACATCATCGATGCCAAGAACCCCCATGCCGGTGCCCTGGGCGCCCTGACCCATGCGACCGTGCACGCCCTCGTTGCCGAGGTGGCAGGCCGGGTACCCGTCAGCGCCACCATTGGCGACTTCCCCACCATGGACCCCCTGGCTGTGACTGGGGCCGTGGCCGAGATGGCAGCCACAGGCGTGGATTTCGTGAAAATCGGCTTGTTTCCTTCTCCCGCCTTGGCTGACTGTCTGGACGCCCTGGCTTCCCTGGCCCGTCAATACCGCCTGGTGGCCGTACTGTTCGCCGACCGGAACCCGGATCTGCAACTCCCTGCCCGGCTCGCCGCCATCGGATTCAACGGCGTCATGCTCGATACGGCGGACAAAACGGGTGGCGGCCTGCTTGCTCATCAGCCTGTGGCACGCCTGGCGGAATTTGTGGAGCAGGCCCGCTACTTGCATCTACTCAGCGGCCTGGCCGGCTCGTTGAAGCTCGCCGACATCCCCGTTCTGATGCCCCTCAAGCCAGATTACCTGGGCTTTCGCGGTGCCTTGTGCCATGGGCATACCCGCACCCATACCTTGAACACCAGCGCCATCGCGACGCTCGCTAAGGCCATGGAAAAACAGGCGGCCCTGGAAAGATAA
- a CDS encoding pyridoxal phosphate-dependent decarboxylase family protein, whose translation MAEKPFDRESLVLLDEALRVLEDGFRGLPGDTSPIDLAPLRDVLLVAAERLRDNDPYHHPLYVGQMLKPPHPVARLAYTLALWLNPNNHAFDGGRASSLMEQEAVAQIARMFGWDTHLGHLCSGGTLANFEALWIARELRPGKAIAASTQAHYTHERLSGVLGVPFRAIPVDQHGRMDMAALEDRLRDGEIGTVVATLGTTGAGTVDPLHEILALRARHAFRLHVDAAYGGYFTLADNLDAETRRAFDAIPQADSIAVDPHKHGLQPYGCGCVLFRDVGVKHYYQHDSPYTYLGSSDPHLGEISLECSRPGAAAVALWTTQRMFPLTPGGGFARNLETGREAALALYQALARDQRFAPLFLPQLDIVAWAVRADSASAASARARQVFQAAKERDLYLALATFPRSMLESIAPVVLWDADEIICLRACLMKPEHHEWMGEILARLGAAADACLA comes from the coding sequence TTGGCGGAAAAACCTTTTGACCGGGAAAGTCTTGTCCTGCTGGACGAAGCCCTGCGCGTTCTGGAGGACGGCTTCCGCGGCCTGCCGGGTGATACGTCGCCCATCGACCTTGCTCCACTACGCGACGTGCTGCTGGTGGCCGCGGAACGCCTGCGCGACAACGACCCCTACCACCACCCGCTGTACGTTGGGCAGATGCTCAAACCACCTCACCCAGTGGCTAGACTGGCCTACACGTTGGCGCTCTGGCTCAACCCCAACAACCACGCCTTCGATGGCGGTCGCGCAAGTTCGCTCATGGAACAGGAGGCGGTGGCTCAGATCGCGCGCATGTTCGGATGGGATACCCACCTGGGTCACTTGTGTAGCGGCGGCACACTGGCCAATTTCGAAGCGCTCTGGATCGCGCGCGAGCTTCGTCCCGGCAAGGCCATTGCCGCCTCGACCCAGGCTCATTATACCCACGAGCGGTTGTCCGGTGTGCTGGGTGTGCCATTCCGCGCCATCCCGGTGGATCAGCATGGGCGCATGGATATGGCAGCGCTGGAAGATAGGCTGCGCGATGGAGAGATCGGTACCGTGGTCGCCACGCTCGGCACCACTGGCGCCGGCACCGTGGATCCGCTCCACGAAATCCTCGCCCTGCGCGCGCGCCACGCTTTCCGGCTCCATGTGGATGCTGCCTATGGTGGCTATTTCACCCTGGCAGACAACCTGGATGCCGAGACCCGGCGCGCCTTCGATGCCATCCCGCAGGCCGATTCCATCGCCGTGGACCCCCACAAGCACGGGCTCCAGCCTTACGGTTGCGGCTGTGTACTGTTCAGGGACGTTGGCGTGAAACACTACTACCAGCACGATTCGCCCTATACCTACCTGGGTTCCTCCGATCCCCACCTGGGAGAAATCTCGTTGGAGTGCTCCCGTCCCGGGGCAGCGGCTGTTGCGCTATGGACCACCCAGCGCATGTTTCCCCTGACTCCCGGCGGCGGCTTCGCCCGCAATCTGGAGACCGGCCGCGAGGCCGCGCTGGCCTTGTATCAGGCGCTGGCGCGGGATCAGCGCTTCGCCCCCTTGTTCTTGCCCCAACTCGACATCGTAGCCTGGGCCGTGCGCGCTGATTCGGCCAGCGCAGCCTCGGCGCGCGCGCGGCAAGTATTCCAGGCCGCGAAGGAGCGGGATCTGTACTTGGCCTTGGCCACATTTCCACGATCCATGCTGGAATCCATCGCCCCAGTCGTACTATGGGATGCGGACGAGATCATCTGCCTGCGCGCTTGCCTGATGAAGCCGGAACACCACGAGTGGATGGGGGAGATTCTGGCGCGCCTGGGAGCTGCGGCCGACGCTTGTCTGGCTTGA
- a CDS encoding amino acid kinase family protein — MLRVVKLGGNLHEAPELADWLQVLARAGGRIVVVPGGGPFADAVRAAQARWGFTDAAAHHMALLAMEQYGLMLCALEPGLIPASDPEDIARVLVRGRTPVWLPSSLCVGAADIPESWSVTSDSLAAWLAARLGAEALALVKHTVPVDIDPRALALAGWVDTAFPHFAKAFGKPIHLLGRQEAPVFGEWLAHPV, encoded by the coding sequence ATGCTCCGGGTCGTGAAGCTGGGTGGCAACCTGCATGAGGCGCCGGAGCTTGCAGACTGGTTACAGGTACTGGCCCGGGCGGGCGGGCGCATCGTGGTGGTGCCCGGAGGAGGCCCTTTCGCCGATGCGGTACGGGCCGCCCAGGCACGCTGGGGGTTTACGGACGCTGCAGCTCATCACATGGCTTTGCTCGCCATGGAGCAGTATGGACTGATGCTGTGCGCTCTCGAACCTGGTCTGATTCCTGCCAGTGATCCGGAGGACATCGCCAGGGTGTTGGTACGGGGCCGAACCCCCGTCTGGCTGCCTTCTTCCCTATGTGTTGGCGCCGCCGACATCCCGGAAAGCTGGTCCGTCACTTCTGATAGTCTGGCTGCCTGGCTGGCCGCTCGCCTGGGGGCAGAGGCCTTAGCCCTGGTCAAGCACACAGTCCCTGTAGATATCGATCCCCGGGCACTGGCTTTGGCAGGCTGGGTCGACACAGCCTTTCCTCATTTCGCCAAAGCGTTTGGGAAACCGATTCATTTGTTAGGCCGACAGGAAGCCCCTGTGTTTGGTGAGTGGTTAGCTCATCCGGTCTGA